Proteins encoded by one window of Lactobacillus paragasseri:
- a CDS encoding ArsR/SmtB family transcription factor, whose protein sequence is MNEQIIRVTRALNHPIRIQILYYLNDHQKSSVNNLVKQFDVSQPAISRHLRILEEAKLVKSEQVKQERYYSLEDKHVIKILDVLRQHVKEDF, encoded by the coding sequence TTGAACGAACAAATTATTCGAGTTACCAGGGCTTTGAACCACCCCATTCGAATACAAATTCTGTATTATTTGAATGATCACCAAAAAAGCAGTGTAAATAACTTAGTTAAGCAATTCGATGTAAGTCAGCCGGCTATTTCTAGACATTTAAGAATACTAGAGGAAGCTAAACTTGTTAAAAGTGAGCAGGTTAAGCAGGAGCGGTACTATAGTTTAGAAGATAAACATGTAATTAAGATTTTGGATGTTTTAAGACAGCACGTTAAGGAAGATTTTTAA
- a CDS encoding Cof-type HAD-IIB family hydrolase produces the protein MIKLIATDMDGTWLKENKTYDKKLFEKEFQIMQDRDIKFVVASGNQYENIFSRFPDYNRKIYFIAENGALVAHGQEILKIADLSDDDYDLMLKIVSNLPYQAVVAGVTSAYVRKSDGEKFAQEMTKFFNKIQVVDNFKEIDDRIFKVSLNVPAEIMPVILSELRSLYSQIDFVAGASTSIDMQTKGMNKAVGLEYLGKKLGIKSSEMIAFGDSGNDEAMLKYVGTSFATATALPEAKKAANQIIGSSEDSSVQKKILELLS, from the coding sequence ATGATTAAGCTTATCGCAACTGATATGGATGGTACTTGGTTAAAAGAAAATAAGACTTATGATAAGAAACTCTTTGAAAAAGAATTTCAAATTATGCAAGATCGCGATATTAAATTTGTAGTTGCGAGTGGTAATCAGTATGAGAATATTTTTTCACGTTTTCCAGACTATAATCGTAAGATATACTTTATTGCGGAAAATGGTGCTTTAGTTGCTCATGGACAAGAGATTCTTAAAATTGCAGATCTATCTGATGACGATTATGATTTAATGTTGAAAATTGTTTCAAATTTGCCATATCAAGCAGTTGTCGCTGGAGTAACTAGTGCTTACGTAAGAAAAAGTGATGGTGAAAAATTTGCTCAAGAGATGACTAAATTTTTTAATAAAATTCAAGTTGTTGATAACTTTAAAGAAATTGATGATCGTATTTTTAAAGTTAGTTTAAACGTCCCAGCTGAAATCATGCCAGTTATTCTATCTGAGTTGCGTTCACTTTATTCGCAAATTGATTTTGTAGCAGGTGCAAGCACTTCAATTGATATGCAGACTAAGGGGATGAATAAGGCTGTTGGGCTTGAATATCTTGGTAAGAAATTAGGGATAAAATCTAGTGAGATGATTGCTTTTGGTGATAGCGGAAACGATGAAGCAATGCTTAAGTACGTAGGAACTAGTTTTGCGACAGCAACAGCCTTGCCTGAAGCTAAAAAGGCAGCAAATCAAATTATTGGATCAAGTGAGGATTCAAGCGTCCAGAAGAAAATTCTTGAATTACTCTCATAA
- a CDS encoding mucin-binding protein: MVSKNNYSEKMRKIRPQKPRFSIRKFTVGAASVLIGLTFMGVNGRTVKADTTVAQEESVNVTSNLADSLKENVENTVSTEEQSEALNAEQAKVASIETNNEVENTTIDNNLTAQNTNGGGTEATEHLSNSQSVELNLTPSYEQNNESKNDSIPSVEEGTTNVENLQTANEEYKAVSVETNNSSESTEIVATEEVPKTEITDKVAETAPVEAETKIENAVSPIEETVVEENNQTTGQTDVKEVQSKASVTIPATDTDKYPKEAGALIGNDKYIYQILNLNNTGTWNSSNKKLILSVNRNDLTDENLYAYVTDADYKNLIAEHIIKAGYFKKIEVSDRDFLIVNSGKSNITVGGSSMPVGNATTVVGSTKIVYGLGNITNLDASSVGEIIPVHTEESVIKYYYHNKDGNLVEIPGTDKYPNISVSGWTGQEFVIDNVDQYKQLIDGFYLDGSNIPSGLFTGTISQFGDGSYYKKVYYSSGNRTEGTVNQLTVDFTVVYRQIDATGKMEVLMYDGSNMDRVIESHTVEAGKSVKFTHNNFTARNPFVTDSAHEVQFIYKDLGSIIPVDENGNQIGDAVKFNNNLTDPTEAGRTDTPIIAGYIADIEYVIPENPGEDIKVIYRLREDAKATITIIDMDNDRNSLAQLNATGKVHAQINFVDLDATLSSLLDSGYVVISNNYRPGTQFGVHDLNFEIQLKHVLEAVNESQTVQKDIHYVDTVGNELRPSTTQTATFTATGYRDKVTGNIVLVAGTQQVGNDLIATEITNKNASLKWTADKTTFESLKSPDIIGYTTNQKWSTADKVEQNEKLKIENIIYDKKAQVGTIVFWDETSRKQLGTTINIAGNYGEVINYQVIDNVLGSIKNYENNGYILVNNPLGYTTVFGDADYNPGCNDYVITLKHKIAENSQTKEVNRVITYVYADGPNKGQVAASSVTQKVSFIGKGQYDFVDKVWISDIVWTAEDGNANYTFAQVNSPKISGYGANRLQVESVLVSGNSDNITEEVLYYANQQTAQIQYIDDVTGKVIGSDTVNGKVDHIISWNLNPEATLKMFENNGYKLVSSDYEFGKDYYYSAEEAKNRFKVHLTRDLIIIDPKDPDSPVYGSEDYNKEVTQEIQYVYANGNAAAESNKQTVKFTAYGVVDKTTGKYVVLDENGKVILGDDGEPIEGKLVWNANVSDPKFTEVSSPTITGYTPDKANVAGTKVTHDMPSNVIVVTYTANDADAKVIFVDKTTGKELEAVMLNGKYGDIINYSTADKIKYYENLGYELVSDGYNGGEFGETTKTFYVTFKHGVVHVHPENPGKPGENINPGGDVKYPTDSGALNKDVTHTVHYVYADGTTANPSHTQTITFTGSGHINKVTGEYVEVDEDGNIKLDADGKPVPGKLNWVATLGNSFLAVTSPEITGHTPSHVQIDGVENVAHDSENYVHTVTYTANSAKAEIVYVDETTGKELEIATVDGKYNETINYSTADKIKYYESLGYELVKDGYTGGEYGETIKKFYVTFKHGTVVVNPENPGKPDEPINPDDPNGSKYPSDSANLNKDVTHTIHYVYADGTTAKPSHTQTLTFKGSGVIDKVTGQYVVLDENGNIKLDANGKPIPGKLVWTASDGTTFIEVVSPMISGYTPDKTVVNAVEGINQDSKNIETKVVYTANVAKAEIIYVDETTGKELEVDTVDGKYNETINYSTADKIKYYESLGYELVKDGYTGGEFGEATETFYVTFKHGTVVVNPDNPGKPDEPINPDNPDGPKYPTDSANLNKDVTHTIYYVYADGTVAKPSHTQTLTFTGSGVIDKVTGQYVEVDENGNVKLDENGKPIPGKLTWTAKDGTTFIEVISPTISGYTPDQPVVNAVEGINQDSKNIETKVVYTANAAKAEIIYVDETTGKALETATVDGKYNESINYSTADKIKYYESLGYELVKDGYTGGKFGETTKIFYVIFKHGTITVTPDDKFTEDDPINPDNPEGPKYPFDSIALDKTITRTIKYVYADGTKAKDDVVQTLRFRGTAVIDKVTGEIIILDENGRKVSDGIKWTALDGTTFVQVISPEIAGYTADKKEIGSVENVDSDTEDITETVVYSKNSEKPVEPGKPEEPEKPVEPGKPEEPEQPVEPGKPEEPVEPDKPEEPEAPVESEQPEVSEKQPTETTEPDKSDADTLPDNISIDNTAKNVSTVEHNEPGKVEAATTNEASLPQTGHKHANVGIIGLGLATIASILGLAGTRKRKKN, from the coding sequence ATGGTTTCCAAGAACAATTATAGTGAAAAAATGCGGAAAATTAGACCGCAAAAGCCACGCTTCTCTATTCGTAAGTTTACTGTAGGGGCTGCCTCTGTATTGATTGGGTTAACCTTTATGGGAGTTAATGGTCGAACAGTTAAAGCTGATACTACAGTTGCTCAAGAAGAGAGTGTAAATGTAACAAGTAATCTAGCTGATAGCTTAAAAGAAAATGTTGAAAATACAGTAAGTACTGAAGAGCAAAGTGAAGCTCTGAATGCAGAACAAGCAAAAGTGGCTTCAATAGAAACAAACAATGAAGTTGAAAATACAACAATTGATAATAATCTGACTGCTCAAAATACAAATGGGGGAGGTACAGAAGCAACTGAACACTTAAGTAATAGTCAATCAGTTGAGCTTAATTTAACTCCCTCATATGAACAAAATAATGAGTCCAAAAACGATAGTATTCCTTCTGTTGAAGAAGGAACTACTAATGTGGAAAATCTTCAAACAGCTAACGAAGAATATAAGGCAGTTAGCGTAGAAACGAATAATTCAAGTGAAAGCACAGAAATAGTTGCAACAGAAGAAGTACCTAAAACTGAGATTACAGATAAGGTAGCAGAAACTGCTCCTGTTGAAGCTGAAACGAAGATTGAAAATGCAGTTTCTCCAATTGAAGAAACTGTAGTAGAAGAAAACAATCAAACTACCGGTCAAACAGATGTTAAAGAAGTTCAAAGTAAGGCTTCTGTGACTATTCCTGCAACTGATACAGATAAATATCCCAAAGAAGCTGGTGCTTTAATTGGCAATGACAAGTATATATATCAGATTTTGAATTTAAATAATACTGGAACTTGGAATAGTAGTAATAAGAAACTTATTCTATCTGTAAACCGTAATGATTTAACTGATGAAAATCTATATGCTTACGTGACTGATGCTGATTATAAAAATCTGATAGCTGAGCATATCATTAAAGCTGGATATTTCAAAAAAATTGAAGTTAGCGATAGAGACTTTTTAATTGTAAACAGTGGTAAATCTAATATCACAGTTGGTGGTAGTTCAATGCCTGTTGGTAATGCTACGACAGTTGTGGGTAGCACAAAAATTGTCTATGGCCTAGGAAATATTACTAACTTGGATGCAAGTTCAGTTGGTGAAATTATTCCAGTTCATACTGAAGAATCTGTAATTAAGTACTACTACCATAATAAAGATGGTAATTTAGTTGAAATTCCAGGTACTGATAAATATCCTAATATTAGTGTTTCTGGTTGGACAGGACAAGAATTTGTTATCGATAATGTTGATCAATACAAACAACTAATTGATGGCTTTTATTTAGATGGCTCAAATATTCCTAGTGGATTATTTACTGGAACTATTTCTCAATTTGGTGATGGTAGTTACTACAAGAAGGTTTACTACAGTTCTGGCAATAGAACAGAAGGTACTGTTAACCAATTAACAGTTGACTTTACTGTGGTTTACCGTCAAATTGATGCTACAGGTAAGATGGAAGTTCTTATGTATGACGGCAGTAACATGGATCGTGTGATTGAAAGTCATACTGTAGAAGCTGGTAAATCAGTTAAATTTACTCATAATAACTTTACTGCAAGAAATCCATTCGTAACTGACTCAGCTCATGAAGTACAGTTTATTTACAAGGACTTGGGGTCAATTATTCCAGTTGATGAAAATGGTAATCAAATTGGAGATGCTGTGAAGTTTAATAATAACTTAACTGATCCAACAGAGGCTGGTAGAACCGATACGCCAATTATTGCAGGATACATTGCTGATATTGAATATGTAATTCCTGAAAATCCAGGTGAAGATATCAAAGTAATTTACCGTTTACGTGAAGATGCAAAAGCTACAATTACAATTATTGATATGGACAATGATCGTAATAGTCTTGCTCAATTAAACGCTACTGGAAAAGTACATGCTCAAATTAACTTTGTGGATTTAGACGCTACTCTCTCTAGTTTGCTTGATAGTGGCTATGTAGTTATTAGTAATAACTATAGACCTGGAACACAGTTTGGTGTACATGATTTAAACTTTGAAATTCAATTAAAGCATGTGCTTGAAGCAGTTAATGAATCGCAAACAGTTCAAAAAGATATTCACTATGTAGATACAGTGGGTAATGAGCTACGTCCTTCAACTACTCAGACAGCAACTTTCACTGCTACTGGTTATCGCGATAAAGTAACTGGAAATATTGTCCTAGTTGCTGGTACCCAACAAGTAGGTAATGACTTAATTGCTACTGAGATTACTAATAAAAATGCTAGTCTAAAATGGACTGCTGATAAGACAACTTTTGAATCTCTTAAATCTCCAGATATCATTGGTTACACTACTAATCAAAAGTGGAGTACAGCAGATAAAGTAGAGCAGAATGAAAAGTTAAAGATAGAAAATATCATTTACGATAAAAAAGCTCAGGTAGGAACAATTGTTTTCTGGGATGAAACATCTCGAAAACAACTTGGTACTACTATCAATATTGCTGGAAATTATGGTGAAGTAATTAATTACCAGGTTATTGATAACGTCTTAGGCAGCATTAAGAATTACGAAAATAATGGCTACATTTTAGTGAATAATCCTTTAGGGTATACTACGGTCTTTGGAGATGCAGACTATAACCCAGGCTGCAATGACTATGTAATTACGCTGAAACATAAAATAGCTGAAAACTCACAAACTAAAGAAGTAAATCGTGTCATTACATATGTCTATGCTGATGGTCCTAATAAAGGGCAAGTAGCTGCTAGTTCTGTTACTCAAAAGGTTAGCTTTATTGGAAAAGGTCAATATGACTTTGTAGATAAAGTTTGGATTAGCGATATTGTTTGGACTGCAGAAGACGGCAATGCTAACTATACTTTTGCTCAAGTAAATTCACCAAAGATTTCAGGATACGGTGCAAATAGGTTGCAAGTAGAATCAGTTTTAGTAAGTGGTAACTCGGATAACATCACTGAGGAAGTTCTTTACTATGCAAATCAGCAAACTGCTCAGATTCAATATATTGATGATGTAACTGGAAAAGTTATCGGTAGTGATACTGTTAATGGTAAGGTTGATCACATCATTAGTTGGAATTTAAATCCTGAAGCTACGCTTAAAATGTTTGAAAATAATGGCTACAAACTTGTAAGTAGTGATTACGAATTCGGTAAAGATTACTACTATTCTGCAGAAGAGGCCAAGAACAGGTTTAAGGTTCATTTAACTAGAGATTTGATCATTATTGATCCTAAAGATCCTGACAGTCCAGTCTATGGATCAGAAGATTACAACAAAGAAGTAACTCAAGAGATCCAATATGTTTATGCAAATGGAAATGCAGCAGCTGAAAGTAACAAGCAAACTGTTAAGTTTACTGCTTATGGAGTTGTAGATAAGACAACTGGAAAATACGTAGTTCTTGATGAAAACGGTAAAGTTATTCTTGGCGATGATGGGGAACCAATTGAAGGCAAACTTGTATGGAATGCAAATGTTTCAGATCCTAAGTTTACTGAAGTGAGCTCCCCGACTATAACTGGTTATACACCCGACAAAGCTAATGTTGCTGGAACTAAAGTGACCCATGATATGCCAAGCAATGTAATTGTGGTTACTTACACTGCAAATGATGCCGATGCAAAGGTTATTTTTGTAGATAAGACTACTGGTAAAGAACTAGAAGCTGTAATGCTAAATGGAAAATACGGCGATATCATCAATTACAGTACAGCTGATAAGATTAAATACTACGAAAACTTGGGCTACGAATTAGTTTCAGATGGCTATAATGGCGGTGAATTTGGTGAGACAACTAAGACTTTCTATGTGACATTTAAACATGGTGTAGTTCACGTTCATCCAGAAAATCCTGGAAAACCTGGTGAAAACATTAATCCAGGCGGAGATGTTAAATATCCAACTGATTCCGGTGCTTTAAATAAAGATGTGACACATACTGTTCATTATGTTTATGCTGATGGCACAACAGCAAATCCAAGCCATACTCAGACAATTACATTTACAGGATCTGGCCACATTAATAAAGTAACTGGTGAATATGTAGAAGTTGATGAAGATGGCAACATTAAGCTAGATGCAGACGGTAAGCCAGTTCCTGGTAAGTTAAACTGGGTGGCTACGCTTGGAAACAGTTTCTTAGCTGTTACATCTCCAGAAATTACAGGTCATACACCTAGTCACGTGCAAATCGATGGTGTTGAAAATGTGGCACATGATAGTGAAAACTATGTTCATACTGTAACTTACACAGCTAATTCTGCTAAGGCTGAGATTGTCTACGTTGACGAAACCACTGGTAAGGAGCTAGAAATAGCTACAGTAGATGGCAAGTACAATGAAACAATCAACTATAGTACAGCAGACAAGATCAAGTACTATGAAAGCTTAGGGTACGAATTAGTTAAAGATGGCTATACTGGTGGTGAATATGGTGAAACAATTAAGAAATTCTATGTAACATTCAAACATGGAACTGTAGTTGTAAATCCAGAAAATCCTGGAAAACCAGATGAACCAATTAATCCAGATGATCCAAATGGTTCTAAGTACCCAAGCGATTCAGCTAACTTGAATAAAGATGTAACACATACTATTCACTATGTTTACGCTGATGGTACAACCGCTAAACCAAGTCATACACAAACTTTAACTTTCAAAGGTTCTGGTGTGATTGATAAGGTAACTGGCCAATACGTAGTTCTTGATGAAAATGGCAACATTAAGTTAGATGCAAACGGTAAGCCGATTCCAGGTAAGCTAGTTTGGACAGCTAGTGATGGTACAACTTTCATTGAAGTGGTTTCTCCAATGATTAGTGGCTACACTCCAGATAAGACCGTTGTGAATGCAGTTGAAGGAATTAACCAAGACAGCAAGAATATTGAAACTAAAGTTGTTTACACGGCTAATGTAGCAAAAGCTGAAATTATCTATGTTGACGAAACTACTGGCAAAGAGCTAGAAGTAGATACAGTAGATGGCAAGTACAATGAAACAATCAACTATAGTACAGCAGACAAGATCAAGTACTATGAAAGCTTAGGCTATGAATTAGTTAAAGATGGCTACACTGGTGGTGAATTTGGCGAAGCAACTGAGACCTTCTATGTAACATTCAAGCATGGTACAGTGGTAGTAAATCCAGATAATCCAGGAAAACCAGATGAGCCAATCAATCCTGATAACCCAGACGGACCAAAATATCCAACTGACTCTGCAAACTTGAATAAAGATGTAACACATACTATTTACTACGTTTACGCAGACGGTACTGTAGCTAAACCAAGTCATACTCAGACTTTAACGTTCACTGGTTCTGGTGTGATTGATAAGGTAACTGGCCAATACGTGGAAGTAGATGAAAACGGTAATGTTAAGTTAGACGAAAATGGTAAACCAATTCCAGGTAAGTTAACTTGGACAGCAAAGGATGGCACAACTTTCATTGAAGTGATCTCTCCAACAATTAGTGGCTACACTCCAGATCAGCCAGTTGTGAATGCAGTTGAAGGAATTAACCAAGACAGCAAGAATATTGAAACTAAAGTTGTCTACACAGCTAATGCAGCGAAAGCTGAAATTATCTACGTTGATGAAACTACAGGTAAAGCACTTGAAACAGCAACGGTTGATGGCAAATACAATGAGTCAATCAATTACAGTACAGCTGACAAGATCAAATACTACGAAAGTTTAGGCTACGAACTAGTTAAAGACGGTTACACTGGTGGTAAATTTGGCGAAACAACTAAGATCTTCTATGTGATATTCAAGCACGGTACAATTACTGTTACTCCTGATGATAAGTTCACAGAGGACGATCCAATTAATCCAGACAACCCTGAAGGTCCGAAATATCCATTTGATTCAATTGCTTTAGATAAGACCATTACTCGTACAATCAAGTACGTTTACGCTGACGGAACTAAGGCAAAGGATGATGTGGTTCAAACTTTAAGATTCCGTGGTACAGCGGTAATTGATAAAGTGACTGGTGAAATCATTATTTTAGATGAAAATGGTAGAAAAGTTTCTGATGGAATTAAGTGGACTGCACTTGATGGCACAACATTTGTACAGGTTATTTCTCCAGAAATTGCTGGCTACACGGCCGATAAAAAAGAAATTGGCAGTGTTGAAAATGTAGATAGTGATACTGAGGATATTACTGAAACCGTAGTTTACAGTAAGAATTCTGAAAAACCAGTTGAACCAGGCAAGCCGGAAGAACCTGAAAAGCCAGTTGAACCGGGTAAGCCGGAAGAACCAGAGCAACCAGTTGAACCAGGCAAGCCAGAAGAGCCAGTTGAACCAGACAAGCCAGAAGAACCAGAAGCTCCAGTAGAATCCGAACAGCCAGAAGTTTCAGAAAAACAACCAACTGAAACAACAGAACCAGACAAATCTGACGCTGATACTCTTCCAGATAATATTTCTATTGATAATACAGCTAAGAATGTCTCAACTGTAGAACATAACGAACCTGGAAAGGTAGAAGCAGCAACGACTAATGAGGCTTCATTACCTCAAACAGGACATAAACATGCTAATGTAGGAATTATTGGACTAGGCTTAGCAACAATTGCGTCAATTTTAGGCTTAGCTGGCACTAGAAAACGTAAGAAGAATTAG
- a CDS encoding PTS fructose transporter subunit IIABC, with the protein MKIEDLLSPDLMIMDLKATTQEEAIKEMADLEVKQDVVNNEDEFIKSIWAREKESTTGIGDGIAMPHARNKYINRAAVLFAKSPKGIDYNSLDGQPVHLFFMITAPAGADNTHLQALAKLSSLLINPDVVNALKAATKPEEVIDIFKKAEAEKDAQDKADAEKRKAEAAKEAAKPANEQKPLIVGVTACINGIAHTYMAQEALIKAGKKLGVDVRIETNGSEGVKDRLTPEEIKRAKGVVIASDKKVEMPRFDGKELVMKPVVDGINHPQELIEDILENKAPIYHADSNASANDDSAKEKQGLWASIYKNLMSGISHMLPFVIGGGILMAISFIVENYMAGGAKNPAFIFLNSAGNLAFAFMVPVLAAYIAESIGDLPALMPGFVGGYMAAIVNGTNGLQVNVQAHAVSPAGFLGGIAAGFIAGYMMIGLKKLFAKLPKSVEGMKPMLIYPILGLLFIALIMFYIINPIFSSINFAITHFLNSMGTGNLVILTLILAGMMAIDMGGPFNKAAYVFASGAFANDPHSATAAVMMAAVMVGGMVPPFATAIGTTFFKNRYTKEERRAGVSNWILGFSFITEGAIPFAAADPGRVIPSCVIGSAVGGLLVGLWHIQVPAPHGGLWVSPLSNHILLYFVATIIGSIVAGLIMSFWKKPVSKDPDE; encoded by the coding sequence ATGAAAATTGAAGATCTTTTAAGTCCTGATTTAATGATTATGGATCTTAAGGCTACTACTCAAGAAGAAGCAATTAAAGAAATGGCTGATCTTGAAGTAAAGCAAGACGTTGTAAATAACGAAGACGAATTCATTAAATCAATTTGGGCTCGTGAAAAAGAATCAACAACTGGTATTGGCGATGGGATTGCGATGCCACATGCAAGAAACAAATATATTAACCGTGCTGCTGTTTTATTTGCAAAGAGTCCTAAGGGAATTGATTATAATTCTCTTGATGGTCAACCAGTCCACTTATTCTTTATGATTACAGCACCAGCTGGTGCTGATAATACGCACTTACAAGCATTGGCCAAATTATCTAGTTTATTAATTAATCCAGATGTTGTGAATGCTTTGAAGGCAGCAACTAAGCCAGAAGAAGTAATTGATATTTTTAAAAAGGCTGAAGCTGAAAAAGATGCTCAAGATAAGGCTGATGCTGAAAAAAGAAAAGCAGAGGCTGCAAAAGAAGCAGCTAAGCCTGCTAATGAGCAAAAACCTCTAATTGTTGGGGTTACTGCATGTATTAATGGTATTGCTCACACTTATATGGCTCAAGAAGCTTTAATTAAGGCTGGTAAGAAATTAGGCGTTGATGTTCGAATTGAAACTAATGGTTCTGAAGGTGTGAAAGACAGACTTACTCCTGAAGAGATCAAGCGCGCTAAAGGTGTTGTTATTGCTTCTGATAAGAAAGTTGAAATGCCACGTTTTGATGGCAAAGAACTTGTGATGAAGCCTGTTGTTGATGGTATTAATCATCCACAAGAGTTAATTGAAGATATCTTAGAAAATAAAGCTCCGATTTATCATGCTGATAGTAATGCTAGTGCTAACGATGATAGTGCCAAAGAAAAACAAGGTTTATGGGCTTCGATCTACAAGAACTTAATGAGTGGTATTAGCCACATGCTTCCATTCGTTATTGGTGGTGGTATCTTAATGGCCATCTCCTTTATCGTTGAAAACTATATGGCTGGTGGTGCTAAGAATCCTGCATTTATTTTCTTAAACAGTGCAGGTAACTTGGCCTTTGCCTTCATGGTTCCAGTTTTAGCTGCTTATATTGCTGAGTCAATCGGTGACTTGCCTGCTTTGATGCCAGGATTTGTTGGTGGTTACATGGCAGCCATTGTTAATGGGACTAACGGCTTACAAGTTAATGTTCAAGCTCATGCTGTATCTCCAGCAGGTTTCTTAGGTGGTATTGCCGCAGGTTTTATCGCTGGATATATGATGATTGGCTTGAAGAAGTTGTTTGCTAAACTTCCAAAATCTGTAGAAGGTATGAAGCCAATGTTGATCTACCCAATCTTGGGCTTACTCTTCATTGCGTTGATTATGTTCTACATCATCAACCCAATCTTTAGTTCAATTAACTTTGCTATTACCCACTTCTTGAATAGTATGGGGACTGGAAACCTCGTAATTTTAACTTTAATCCTAGCAGGGATGATGGCTATCGATATGGGTGGTCCTTTCAACAAGGCTGCTTACGTCTTTGCTTCAGGTGCTTTTGCTAATGATCCGCATTCTGCAACTGCAGCTGTTATGATGGCAGCTGTTATGGTAGGTGGAATGGTTCCTCCATTTGCTACTGCAATTGGTACTACTTTCTTTAAGAATCGTTACACTAAAGAAGAACGTCGTGCTGGTGTTTCAAACTGGATTCTAGGATTCTCATTCATTACTGAAGGTGCTATTCCATTTGCTGCAGCTGACCCAGGTCGTGTTATTCCTTCCTGTGTAATTGGTTCTGCAGTGGGCGGCTTACTTGTAGGATTATGGCATATTCAAGTACCAGCTCCTCATGGTGGATTATGGGTATCTCCATTATCTAACCACATTCTACTTTACTTTGTTGCTACAATTATTGGTTCTATTGTAGCTGGATTAATCATGAGTTTCTGGAAGAAACCTGTTTCTAAAGATCCAGATGAGTAA
- the pfkB gene encoding 1-phosphofructokinase gives MIYTVTVNPALDYVMQLKKVDAGSVNRSNDCQFLAGGKGINVSQILNQLDVDNTAWGFVGGFTGKELVRQLNVKKIESDFVTISDDTRVNVKVHAQKETEINAAGPKIDEQEITAFKARLDDLNEGDIVVLSGSLAPSLPTDFYEQLLPTIREAGAEFAIDTTGEALLATLKYHPLVIKPNHHELAALFNTSFANDQEMLEAAKKLLDMGAQNVMISMAGDGAYLVTKDHIYHASAAVGTAVNSVGAGDSMIAGFVGTYYKTHDVVEALKVGSACGGATAFTEDIAVKSQIDTVLPQITVEEVK, from the coding sequence ATGATTTATACTGTTACAGTTAATCCAGCATTAGATTATGTTATGCAATTAAAAAAGGTTGATGCTGGTAGCGTTAATCGTTCAAATGATTGTCAATTTTTAGCTGGTGGCAAGGGAATTAATGTTTCGCAAATCTTAAACCAACTTGATGTTGATAATACCGCTTGGGGCTTTGTCGGTGGTTTTACTGGCAAGGAATTGGTTCGCCAATTAAACGTTAAAAAAATTGAAAGTGATTTTGTAACTATTTCTGATGATACCCGTGTTAATGTAAAAGTTCATGCTCAAAAAGAAACTGAAATTAATGCGGCTGGTCCAAAGATTGATGAACAAGAAATTACTGCATTTAAGGCGCGTTTGGATGATCTTAATGAAGGCGATATTGTTGTATTAAGCGGTAGTTTAGCACCAAGTTTACCAACAGATTTCTATGAGCAATTGTTACCAACTATTAGAGAAGCCGGTGCCGAATTTGCAATTGATACAACTGGTGAAGCTTTACTTGCAACTTTGAAGTATCACCCATTAGTTATCAAGCCTAACCATCATGAATTAGCTGCTTTGTTTAATACAAGCTTTGCAAATGATCAAGAAATGCTTGAAGCAGCTAAGAAGCTTTTAGATATGGGAGCACAAAATGTCATGATTTCTATGGCGGGTGATGGTGCTTATCTAGTAACTAAGGACCACATTTATCATGCAAGTGCCGCTGTTGGTACTGCAGTTAACTCTGTTGGGGCTGGAGATTCAATGATTGCTGGTTTCGTAGGTACTTACTACAAGACTCATGATGTTGTTGAAGCATTAAAAGTGGGATCTGCTTGCGGCGGAGCTACTGCATTTACTGAAGACATTGCAGTTAAGAGTCAAATCGATACTGTTTTGCCACAAATTACAGTTGAAGAAGTAAAGTAG